DNA from Brachyspira aalborgi:
CATGTTTGGAGCAAATAGGATTTCTTCATCAAATAGGATTTAAAGCTCCTTTTATAATTATAAATGTAAACAGAGATATTTTTATTTCCGAAAAAGTTTTAGAATATATAAGAAAACAAATAAGTCCGATAAAAATTTATTTGACGGAATTTGAGCCTGAAATAAAAAAAATAGAAGAGATAAAATATCCTAATATAATAAAAGAGATTTTGCGTTAGTTAATAATAATTCCTTTTGTTGGAATATTTAAAACTTTTATAACCGAATTTATATTTTTTTTCTTAAAACTAGAATGCATAGCTTTTGAAACTTTTTCTATTATATTTTTATCGTCTTTTGCCAAAGCGAGTATTGAAGAACCAGCTCCGCTAATCGTCACAGAATAAGCGCCAGCTTTTTTTGTTTCTTTAAATAATTGATTTAAATTCGGGATGAATTTAGCTCTATAATCTTGATGAATTTTATCTTCGGTTGCGATTTCAAGCAAATCGAGTCTATTTGAAAATAATGCAGAAGTTAAAAGCGCCGCTCTTGAAATATTAAATATAGCATCTTTTCTTGTAATTTCTTTAGGCAAAATATTTCGCGCTATTTCCGTGCTTAAATAAAAATCGGGAATTGAAACTATAGCTTTTAAATTTTTTGGAGGTTTTATTTTTATATATTTAAAATCTTCTTCTTTTTTAACGACTCCCGAAACTATTCCTCCGAGTATCGCGGGAGCTACATTATCGGGATGTCCTTCAATTTGAACAGCCATATTTAAAATATCTTTTTCTATTTTAAGTTTATTTCCAAGAATAAAATTAGAGCAAAGTAAACCTCCGATAATAGCCGCCGAACTGCTGCCAAGTCCTCTAGATAACGGAATTCTATTTATACATTTTATAATATATCCTTTT
Protein-coding regions in this window:
- the thrB gene encoding homoserine kinase, with the protein product MIMIKNKKLITFKIPATSANIGSGFDSVGLALNLYNEIHIYENDNSKKIEFEIFGEGENEISKKDNMIYSAMKLVFKKLKSKPKKGYIIKCINRIPLSRGLGSSSAAIIGGLLCSNFILGNKLKIEKDILNMAVQIEGHPDNVAPAILGGIVSGVVKKEEDFKYIKIKPPKNLKAIVSIPDFYLSTEIARNILPKEITRKDAIFNISRAALLTSALFSNRLDLLEIATEDKIHQDYRAKFIPNLNQLFKETKKAGAYSVTISGAGSSILALAKDDKNIIEKVSKAMHSSFKKKNINSVIKVLNIPTKGIIIN